The genomic interval AGCCGGACAGCCACGACATCTGCTTCATCCCGTCGGGCGACACCGCGGGCTGGCTGCGCAACCGGCTCGGCGACCAGCCCGGCGACATCGTCGACGAGTCCGGCGTCGTTGTCGGGCAGCATCGGGGCACGCACCAGTTCACCGTCGGTCAGCGTCGCGGGCTGGCGCTGCAGACCCCGGCGGCGAACGGACGACCGCGCTACGTCTTGTCGATCTCGCCGGTCGAGCGGACGGTGACCGTCGGCCCGGCCGAGCTGCTCGCGGTGACCCGCGTGGAGTGCGGCGCTCCCACCTGGTGCGGCCAGCCGGCCGCCTCCGGGCAGCTGCGCGGGCTGGCGCAGGTACGTGCGCACGGCGACGCCGTACCCTGCCACGCGTCGGTGGTCGACGCGGGGCTGGTGGTCGAGCTGGCAACGCCGATATCCGGGGTCTCCGCGGGTCAGACGCTGGCGCTCTACGACGAGGACCGGGTGCTGGGTTCGGCGACCATCAACGCCGCGGCCTGATCCGCCGATGCGCTACGTCGCGTGGCTGCATGCGGTCAACCTCGGCAGTCACAACAAGGTGCCGATGGCGTGGCTGCGAGACGCAGCGACCAGCGCCGGGTTCACGGACGTGGCGACCTACGTCCAGAGCGGCAACCTCGTGCTGACCTCGTCGCTGCGCGACGGCGCGAAGGTCGGGGTGCGCGTAGCCGCGCTCATCAACGACGGGCTGGGCCTCGACGTGGCGGTCACCGTCAGGTCGCGGGACGAGCTCGCCGACGTCTTCGCGCGAAACCCGATGACCGAGCACGTCGACGAGCCGGCGAAGCTGCACGTCAGCTTCCTGACCGGCGAGGCGGACGCGCAAGGCGCTGCCGGCATCGACGCGGCGAAGTACCTGCCGGACGAGTTCGTCGTGGACGGACGCCACATCTATCTGTGGTTTCCCAACGGCGCGGGACGATCCAAGCTGGCGACGCTTCAGTGGCGAAAGCATCTCGGGGTCGCCGGCACCGCGCGGAACTGGCGCACGGTGCAGACCGTGCTGGAGATGCTCGAGGCCTGACCGGGGCGTGCCGCGGCCTACGATGACGGGATGGCCGACTCCGTCCAGCTGACCGACCTCGACGTCATCGCGAAGTACAGCATCGCGGTGCGGACGGCGACCGCTGACCGCGACGAGCTGATCGCAGCGCTGCGCGCTGACCTCTCGTGGCTCGAGCACGGCCGCAGCCGAAGCAGCACGGCGTTTCGGGCGCCCGCGCAGGCTGACGATGATGCGTCGACCTCGCGCACGTCGACGGTGTCCCGGCCGG from Mycobacteriales bacterium carries:
- a CDS encoding DUF1697 domain-containing protein, yielding MRYVAWLHAVNLGSHNKVPMAWLRDAATSAGFTDVATYVQSGNLVLTSSLRDGAKVGVRVAALINDGLGLDVAVTVRSRDELADVFARNPMTEHVDEPAKLHVSFLTGEADAQGAAGIDAAKYLPDEFVVDGRHIYLWFPNGAGRSKLATLQWRKHLGVAGTARNWRTVQTVLEMLEA